The Heliorestis convoluta genome includes the window CGACAGCTTCTTCAATGAGCCTTCTTCCTTCTATTAAATAGCGCTTTGCCGTAGTGCGTCCTTTTTTGCGAGAGAGGGTGCGCGCTTCTTTCACTCGTTTGTTTTGATCTGAAGCAAAGGTTTGCAAGTTTGCGCCTCCTACATTGAAATTATGAAAAAAAGCAAGGCACGATCTCTTCGATCAAGCCTTGCTTTTTCATTACTTGGAATTAAGTTGTGTTTTGGCCAAGTCTGCAAATTTGTTGAATGCAGGTAGATCGTTGACAGCCAGTTCTGCGAGCATTTTGCGATTTACGGTAACGCCTGCTTGCTTCAGTCCGTTCATGAAGGTGCTGTAGGACAGACCGTTCATGCGAGCTGCTGCATTGATCCGGGTGATCCAAAGTTTGC containing:
- the rplT gene encoding 50S ribosomal protein L20, yielding MARVKTGVMSRKRHKKVLKLARGYRNAHSKLVRTAKQSVMRAMAFSYAHRKKRKSDFRKLWITRINAAARMNGLSYSTFMNGLKQAGVTVNRKMLAELAVNDLPAFNKFADLAKTQLNSK